The Salvelinus sp. IW2-2015 linkage group LG31, ASM291031v2, whole genome shotgun sequence genome window below encodes:
- the LOC111955742 gene encoding uncharacterized protein isoform X5, which translates to MKRNWSSSSPVDESHQMHLPITALNRTNSDSALHTSVRNTHTGDHLSPNQQALTSRNRHGVFPYPVPPIEENVLEEGKPLRNTKKCPALPTGIKSHKFPGVNILFSPDQQFSALNVPSALNVSGSLPDLSSLHLPSPQPVGVDPDKPTACSTGHLPGTPSHLGARDDEFPLPGLSLSLQGSYSNPLLQSSHSIPNIQSSLSSHSLSSSLSSTSLNFSLSNTSLQSSPSNQSLQSFLSSSSLSGLSLQSTTSHCSYSSGIGGSRSCSSSSLSCSPRPTSQTQVPPARRRTPLSPLVVPTGGESRWLQSKQFSPVGSPKLSSITQGVLLNTNQLPQESRXPGYRHCQPQHEGTPAAQQPMHRGLPQRQHSLTEGQQQPRQEPQKTPPHHEKSRDLQQQGVHQQQQQHHHQHPQQQLPQTHNLQRVEYHHQQQYQHPNQLYQCQIQHVQTEDQDLDTKQQRQSGSNQCENLQQQHLHQLQKEQHQRQQEHQQQQKQVYQNLPQQQQEKQRQHYQLHQQHPHQQNPHQQQYQQQAYRRQPQQHRALRQDEVLQQQQQHQQFQPYQQQQQRQNGNQQQQQQQQHQWHLQCAYPPSQSLNLCGQNMSNPQKVPTMQMTRKHQTQAQGRSWSHQKVQGQKDQILSTKISSQMNSFMDNSPDLYNDSSILDHFQNESYMGLHLTPSQTQALSQQLGQLSKEPLWGDSGPQSVVGKDGGVYCGNQVPQMSVHCQNQSSVDCHNILMTDKTAFEDFSGVLPMLGFDADPFALDNPLQIDPLDLEELNKLADGDMVEDSVKGHCSNLLR; encoded by the exons ATGAAAAGGAACTGGTCTAGCAGCTCTCCAGTGGACGAAAGCCATCAGATGCACCTTCCCATCACAGCACTTAATAG AACTAACTCAGACTCGGCCCTGCACACCAGTGTGAGGAACACCCACACAGGGGACCATTTGAGCCCCAACCAGCAGGCTTTAACCTCACGGAACAGACATGGTG TCTTTCCATATCCAGTGCCTCCGATTGAGGAGAATGTCCTAGAAGAGGGAAAACCATTAAGAAATACCAAGAAG TGTCCTGCACTTCCCACTGGAATCAAATCACATAAATTCCCTGGTGTAAA CATCCTGTTCTCGCCAGATCAGCAGTTCAGTGCTCTCAACGTCCCTTCCGCTCTCAATGTGAGTGGCTCCTTGCCCGACCTCTCCAGCCTGCACCTTCCCTCCCCACAGCCAGTAGGTGTGGACCCAGACAAACCCACTGCCTGCAGCACTGGCCACCTACCTGGAACTCCCTCTCACCTTGGAGCCAGGGACGATGAATTTCCCTTGCcag GTTTGTCGTTGTCTCTCCAAGGCTCATACAGTAACCCATTGCTCCAGTCCTCCCACAGCATCCCCAATATCCAATCCTCTCTCAGCAGCCACTCCCTTTCCAGCTCTCTAAGCTCCACCTCCTTGAACTTCTCACTCAGCAACACTTCCTTGCAGTCATCCCCTAGCAACCAATCCCTCCAGTCCTTCCTCAGCAGTTCGTCCCTAAGCGGCCTATCCCTGCAATCAACAACTAGCCACTGTAGCTACAGCAGTGGGATTGGTGGATCTCgctcttgctcctcctcttcgctaTCCTGCTCCCCACGTCCAACCAGCCAGACGCAGGTGCCTCCGGCAAGGAGGCGGACTCCCCTCAGCCCACTGGTCGTTCCCACTGGTGGAGAGTCTCGCTGGCTCCAATCGAAACAGTTTTCACCGGTTGGGTCTCCAAAGTTATCTTCTATAACTCAG GGAGTTCTCCTGAACACCAACCAATTACCACAGGAGTCAAGGRCACCAGGGTATCGTCACTGCCAACCTCAACACGAGGGTACTCCAGCAGCTCAGCAGCCCATGCATAGAGGTCTGCCACAGCGGCAGCATTCTCTGACAGAGGGGCAGCAGCAACCCAGGCAGGAACCGCAGAAAACGCCACCACACCACGAGAAATCCAGGGATCTGCAACAACAAGGTGTAcatcagcagcagcaacaacatcatcatcaacacccACAGCAACAGCTCCCACAGACACACAATCTCCAACGAGTGGAATATCACCATCAACAACAGTACCAACACCCAAATCAACTATATCAATGCCAGATCCAGCATGTCCAGACAGAAGATCAGGACCTGGACACAAAACAGCAACGTCAAAGTGGGTCAAACCAGTGTGAGAACTTACAGCAACAACACTTACATCAATTACAGAAGGAACAGCATCAACGACAACAAGAGCACCAGCAACAACAGAAACAAGTGTACCAAAACCTCCCACAGCAACAGCAAGAGAAGCAAAGGCAACAYTACCAGCTGCACCAGCAACACCCACACCAGCAGAACCCACATCAGCAACAGTATCAACAACAAGCATACCGAAGACAACCTCAGCAACACCGAGCACTTCGACAAGATGAGGTGctacagcagcaacagcagcaccaGCAGTTTCAACCAtaccaacagcagcagcagcggcaaaATGGCaaccagcagcagcaacaacagcagcaacatcagTGGCATCTCCAGTGTGCATACCCGCCATCTCAGAGCCTCAACTTGTGTGGGCAGAACATGTCAAATCCACAAAAAGTACCAACGATGCAGATGACTCGTAAGCATCAGACCCAAGCCCAGGGAAGGAGCTGGTCACATCAAAAGGTGCAAGGTCAGAAGGACCAGATTCTGTCGACCAAAATCTCCTCACAGATGAACTCCTTCATGGACAACAGTCCGGACCTCTACAAT GACTCTTCCATACTGGATCATTTCCAGAATGAGTCCTACATGGGCCTACACCTCACACCCAGCCAGACTCAGGCGCTTTCCCAGCAG CTGGGACAACTCAGTAAGGAGCCTCTCTGGGGAGATTCTGGGCCTCAATCTGTGGTTGGGAAAGATGGAGGGGTTTACTGTGGGAACCAGGTACCTCAGATGTCCGTCCACTGCCAGAACCAAAGCAGTGTGGACTGTCATAACATCCTT
- the LOC111955742 gene encoding uncharacterized protein isoform X4, with translation MQFPFLSRGREKGRNWSSSSPVDESHQMHLPITALNRTNSDSALHTSVRNTHTGDHLSPNQQALTSRNRHGVFPYPVPPIEENVLEEGKPLRNTKKCPALPTGIKSHKFPGVNILFSPDQQFSALNVPSALNVSGSLPDLSSLHLPSPQPVGVDPDKPTACSTGHLPGTPSHLGARDDEFPLPGLSLSLQGSYSNPLLQSSHSIPNIQSSLSSHSLSSSLSSTSLNFSLSNTSLQSSPSNQSLQSFLSSSSLSGLSLQSTTSHCSYSSGIGGSRSCSSSSLSCSPRPTSQTQVPPARRRTPLSPLVVPTGGESRWLQSKQFSPVGSPKLSSITQGVLLNTNQLPQESRXPGYRHCQPQHEGTPAAQQPMHRGLPQRQHSLTEGQQQPRQEPQKTPPHHEKSRDLQQQGVHQQQQQHHHQHPQQQLPQTHNLQRVEYHHQQQYQHPNQLYQCQIQHVQTEDQDLDTKQQRQSGSNQCENLQQQHLHQLQKEQHQRQQEHQQQQKQVYQNLPQQQQEKQRQHYQLHQQHPHQQNPHQQQYQQQAYRRQPQQHRALRQDEVLQQQQQHQQFQPYQQQQQRQNGNQQQQQQQQHQWHLQCAYPPSQSLNLCGQNMSNPQKVPTMQMTRKHQTQAQGRSWSHQKVQGQKDQILSTKISSQMNSFMDNSPDLYNDSSILDHFQNESYMGLHLTPSQTQALSQQLGQLSKEPLWGDSGPQSVVGKDGGVYCGNQVPQMSVHCQNQSSVDCHNILMTDKTAFEDFSGVLPMLGFDADPFALDNPLQIDPLDLEELNKLADGDMVEDSVKGHCSNLLR, from the exons GAACTGGTCTAGCAGCTCTCCAGTGGACGAAAGCCATCAGATGCACCTTCCCATCACAGCACTTAATAG AACTAACTCAGACTCGGCCCTGCACACCAGTGTGAGGAACACCCACACAGGGGACCATTTGAGCCCCAACCAGCAGGCTTTAACCTCACGGAACAGACATGGTG TCTTTCCATATCCAGTGCCTCCGATTGAGGAGAATGTCCTAGAAGAGGGAAAACCATTAAGAAATACCAAGAAG TGTCCTGCACTTCCCACTGGAATCAAATCACATAAATTCCCTGGTGTAAA CATCCTGTTCTCGCCAGATCAGCAGTTCAGTGCTCTCAACGTCCCTTCCGCTCTCAATGTGAGTGGCTCCTTGCCCGACCTCTCCAGCCTGCACCTTCCCTCCCCACAGCCAGTAGGTGTGGACCCAGACAAACCCACTGCCTGCAGCACTGGCCACCTACCTGGAACTCCCTCTCACCTTGGAGCCAGGGACGATGAATTTCCCTTGCcag GTTTGTCGTTGTCTCTCCAAGGCTCATACAGTAACCCATTGCTCCAGTCCTCCCACAGCATCCCCAATATCCAATCCTCTCTCAGCAGCCACTCCCTTTCCAGCTCTCTAAGCTCCACCTCCTTGAACTTCTCACTCAGCAACACTTCCTTGCAGTCATCCCCTAGCAACCAATCCCTCCAGTCCTTCCTCAGCAGTTCGTCCCTAAGCGGCCTATCCCTGCAATCAACAACTAGCCACTGTAGCTACAGCAGTGGGATTGGTGGATCTCgctcttgctcctcctcttcgctaTCCTGCTCCCCACGTCCAACCAGCCAGACGCAGGTGCCTCCGGCAAGGAGGCGGACTCCCCTCAGCCCACTGGTCGTTCCCACTGGTGGAGAGTCTCGCTGGCTCCAATCGAAACAGTTTTCACCGGTTGGGTCTCCAAAGTTATCTTCTATAACTCAG GGAGTTCTCCTGAACACCAACCAATTACCACAGGAGTCAAGGRCACCAGGGTATCGTCACTGCCAACCTCAACACGAGGGTACTCCAGCAGCTCAGCAGCCCATGCATAGAGGTCTGCCACAGCGGCAGCATTCTCTGACAGAGGGGCAGCAGCAACCCAGGCAGGAACCGCAGAAAACGCCACCACACCACGAGAAATCCAGGGATCTGCAACAACAAGGTGTAcatcagcagcagcaacaacatcatcatcaacacccACAGCAACAGCTCCCACAGACACACAATCTCCAACGAGTGGAATATCACCATCAACAACAGTACCAACACCCAAATCAACTATATCAATGCCAGATCCAGCATGTCCAGACAGAAGATCAGGACCTGGACACAAAACAGCAACGTCAAAGTGGGTCAAACCAGTGTGAGAACTTACAGCAACAACACTTACATCAATTACAGAAGGAACAGCATCAACGACAACAAGAGCACCAGCAACAACAGAAACAAGTGTACCAAAACCTCCCACAGCAACAGCAAGAGAAGCAAAGGCAACAYTACCAGCTGCACCAGCAACACCCACACCAGCAGAACCCACATCAGCAACAGTATCAACAACAAGCATACCGAAGACAACCTCAGCAACACCGAGCACTTCGACAAGATGAGGTGctacagcagcaacagcagcaccaGCAGTTTCAACCAtaccaacagcagcagcagcggcaaaATGGCaaccagcagcagcaacaacagcagcaacatcagTGGCATCTCCAGTGTGCATACCCGCCATCTCAGAGCCTCAACTTGTGTGGGCAGAACATGTCAAATCCACAAAAAGTACCAACGATGCAGATGACTCGTAAGCATCAGACCCAAGCCCAGGGAAGGAGCTGGTCACATCAAAAGGTGCAAGGTCAGAAGGACCAGATTCTGTCGACCAAAATCTCCTCACAGATGAACTCCTTCATGGACAACAGTCCGGACCTCTACAAT GACTCTTCCATACTGGATCATTTCCAGAATGAGTCCTACATGGGCCTACACCTCACACCCAGCCAGACTCAGGCGCTTTCCCAGCAG CTGGGACAACTCAGTAAGGAGCCTCTCTGGGGAGATTCTGGGCCTCAATCTGTGGTTGGGAAAGATGGAGGGGTTTACTGTGGGAACCAGGTACCTCAGATGTCCGTCCACTGCCAGAACCAAAGCAGTGTGGACTGTCATAACATCCTT